The DNA region aggcggctgtcggtttttaaatgtagcctactacaccacttgcgaaatcggacgtggcacgcctaattattaggctactggatagcaaatccatagactttgttcatcctatatccttggcggagataataattaagcatatcaaattaaaagcacactacgacaggtatacttgtgtgatcacgcaacacaagagagcatttagcgatgggacagttgtgaatgagtgcttaacaccctggagtctaaatatccccgggggatttgaaaaactgttccaaacacacatctcaatctctgcttttatcatattatagaaacaccattagaagcctttaatcaactcgttttcaaatatataacctatgttttaagagaatatggcaatgataatggcactttctaaaaacaataaattcttaggatttgtcctctcacctgcagcaggcccattcaaaagcccatccacctaatttgcatttgaaagagccaatcactaaagcagcgtttctcaaactgtggggcgcagagacatgccaggtggggcgcgagctgacgtgaaaaaccggagatttctttttaatctgtagcctgtgccttcctttattgataattacgagaatgcacctccatctcacaaaacaaacacaaacaaggttatctagactcttgtaggcctatcattgaccagatgaaaatgttagtctgtcctggaaccatagtccgaaaaaaatgattgatgtcggaattttaattgcagcggaaacaaaaaaaacctgtttatgtacgagacgagcgcagtaaaattgaaggatatcttggctatctgtccgacgacacaattgctgttctgcgatctcgaagaacaagtgcttgacaaacgcaaacatgttttgccttgcaagtggacaaggccaccgacagttacaaaggtggtttagttattgcttatgtccgctttgttaacttgacagcgggcgaagatattctattctgcgagtatgccaaaagtagggccactgcagatgaactattcaacattgatctcaacaattagtctacctggcagaacaggacatcaaatggaaaaactgtgagggactttgctcggttggcgcacagacgaaagcaggtaaaagaaatgctatcgtcgtgataaagagggtagtgccagatgcgcaacagacggactgtttcattcagggaagcgctcgcgtcaaggcttgacctgaataagattttgaacgaggttgaaAGTGTTaaacttcatttataacacaatggtagcatatagttggcccttttgctgtattattggaaatcagctttttttgaagcaaggattgacaccttgtcaataacaaaaaactgacgttattggtcattgattaaggtttttattttctctattctttaactgatatttatctttagtagcctaactgttatttgttaggcctactgatgtatatttagcaagtgacgttataaatatgacaattttgagcttgacctatactttctatagagcgatgatggacaggtggggctcgagaaagcccccttgatcgaagtggggaatgaaagaaaaagtttgagaaccactgcactaaagtgacacatttagtctagcctactttatgagtttttttttgacccctctaataaattgcctatagtcctactacgataatggaggaagggctgcctaactgttccccctaagagttttttcataagataaaatgtttactctatttaagtgtAGGAtttagacaagacaacctcggaaaagttcttcagataaacaatgttttattgaattaaaggaaagaaaatgtatcgccagggtttcggggcttgcgaaggcattcgttgatcttgacgttgtgtggcagtgcttgcttgcccttcgatccatcccagttggtggttttgcaccaggctctgtacactgtaaaaaatttactgtaaaatttacagtaacttactggcaacaattggccagtaagttactgtgaataccttttacagtacaggtactgtatttccatttacagtatttatatattcactgtaaaatgaaaaacaattaaatactgtgatttcagtcgtatttacagtaacttactggccaattgttgccagtaagttactgtgaaaaccttttacagtaaaggtgctgtatttccatttacagtaacttactggccaattgttgccagtaagttactgtgaataccttttacagttaaggcactgtatttccatttacagtaacttactggccaattgttgccagtaagttactgtgaaaaccttttacagtaaggtgctgtatttccatttacggtaacttactggccaattgttgccagtaagttactgtgaatactttttacagtaaaggtaccgcattttcatttacagtattttatgtattcgctgtaaagtgaaaaacaattgattttaaattaagattttttttttttttagttgtatttacagtattggttgtttccctgtagaagctaggtcagttaaatactgtgaattcaattgaacttacattagcaatcattaatagaataactcatattccaaaatatttcagttaactgcagacaataaaacaattttaacttttgttatttatataagacatttcaaatgtatgactgaagtggatgttgacagacaacagtagacatggtttgaacacaaccacaaccttatctgatttgacacagataagggggttaaaagcgcagtgtgtgtaagtgcagtatggcaactggcaagtctatgtaatgtagtataaggagttgtgtgtgtacaggatgcggagtaaagaaactcatccccagtctgttttgtgggtgttccctcagtctgccacgtgggaacagagacgtctgcttgacgtggtttaaacagtccgtggtcagagcgtgaaatgtcttttgaaatacttttgggccgttgttgtactcttctggtataggtatcctgcagggtagggagaggtgctctgatggtacctttcgcagtaaatgtcaagtgtctgaaaaagagaaagaaagcatacattacaattgaccccgttcatgaatatacagtaattaatgcaaactactccggttgtgtgacaaataaaagcaaacccacactagtcaggtgcaatagatagaagtaatgcagatgtgtacaatacaccaccatagcaaagtttgggagttcactttgatatgtccagtgttttttttttttttaaggggacatctcgaagtgaccctacacttctgaacagaagtatgtctatgtgatatcatacctaatctcataattgcctgcggcaactctgccttcatgcgaacaccacttttctgatgcctaacatactgtaggccatctcccatctgacttgcaatagcagcctctggctccaggctgggacttctggatggttcctaaaaagaataaacagcaattgccatataatttgttaataaacagcaattgccatacaaaacaaatcatagttttaaaaaataagcaaggcaatcagatgtagaaatagaaatgataattaccttgccatgaggcacccttgccacccttgtcaccatctatgttacttcttgatatcagtttatttatgaacagaaataaaacacaaacacttacaccatgttgagggcagcagccatggctaacagacatcatcagggcagtgccatcaggtagtgccatcagagtagaccgacttcgccctggacagttgttgacagttgagcccacaaagtcataacagacacatgaaaggaggggataaactaaacagttacagacacaaatacagtacatgcacacatattaaatgctatatacgtgtgtctctatttggtgagtgaactcacttgcaggcttggaacttcttccttatggaagtgacacacatttggaacattccaaaatgcacacagcctaagtgtctctgacacagcgttctcagggcagcagtcctcacaccacctactaaaagagggaacagaaagaggcttacattaattaatacattgcaaaacacacagaacatgaaaagaccatcactgaagcactactacactcacatgcatcttaaataaacacatgcctcaatgtaagtcaccaaacattgggcaaataaaggctataaaatgaataccatttagccaaacactacccttcacaaactaaagatccctttacttatcggcatgatatttctggtaattgaaattccccaaatgctcccctttcacatccactatatgacggatctatgagcatgactatgcaaaactacagttcctaaattaggggtgagataacctacacatcagcctacttcattaatttgttttactggtcctctttccagttatagcaacactacatattatgcatcaacactacatgtattaagtttaacgttaactacccatgccccatggagttcgcaaagtaatgttactaactagctgctaacgttaacaactttcacctgtgtctgtctgctagttaacttcagccttcagcctgcatggtaacagccactttaagctaagctacttgcgtctgatatttcattcaaactaaaactctacattcataacgacatatcagactgaattattgctagatatgatattgactatcattcgaaaaatcccacatgatggttaagttagttactggaaaagttaacattaacagctaacatcgctaacgctagcgacgttagctcgctagttctagctatcgatatgtgctatgctgattctaacatgacaataatggctttggttaacatttcattgtgaaaacaatacatttctaataaattcccgttttcaattggcatacaaaagtactgtaattcttaccttgaatatgatgtttgtacagagttgaagattgcagtcagattcatcattgaaaagtgacggttgatggttgaagtgaagtcactctggctggagttgaaaagtcaggggtgggggatgggaattactgcgtgtgcgcatgcgcttatcaagaggcgataagcagccgttaaaaacaatcgtggaaaattattgggctgaaatgtgttatgcttgctcagtagtgtgatcaaagccttaattcttgacatcaaattgactttctcaaccatctctggtatgtcattatgagttaaaagaaagataagattaaaaaagggaaaacacagtaggctagtttacttaactatttacagtagcctactagtggctatattgtgatttgtttacagtagtgttttgactactgtaatttctacggtaacacttactactgtaattgtagtttacagtagaggtaccgcatttccatttacagtattttatgtattcactgtgaaatgaaaaccaattaaatactgtgatttcagtagttttacagtaacttactgcccaattgttgccagcaagttactgtgaatactttttacagtaaaggtaccgcatttccatttacagtattttatgcattcactgtaaaatgaaaaccaattaaatactgtgatttcagtagtatttacagtaacttactggccaattgttgaaaagaaaaaatacagtagtttactttactatttacagtactatagtggctatactgtatttgttttacagtagtgctttgactactgtaatgtctacagtaacacttggactactgtaattgtaggggcgttactgtaaatttcacaacattctactgtaaaaagcatatacagtagtgctactgtgaaatttcctgtaaataactgtgaatttcacagccattttttacagtgtagtgctcctttgtgatggctctgaagagcaggcatccgtatcttccaacgttgccgcgactctgttggtgaattcgagcatgttgttctgggccaacagcaagcaaagtcacgtcatcgtgctgagaaggaacttgaatgctgttgtcgaatgtggcagagaatacagaagaagactttaactattacttatatattcttatgacgaaacgcgaagaaaaaatacgaggactgaccatctcgcctctccgcgtttcccccaataggcctaccatggcgacaaagaaataaatatgatttgacattttaatgtttgtagcgcgccagtttacccagtgtgtgtgcattgagtagttccttaaaatacggaacaaagagcgtcccgtaggctatctgttcaatacagaagaagactttaactattacttatatatttcttataacgaaacgcgaagaaaaaataggctacgaggactgaccatctcgcctctccgcgtttcccccaataccatggcgacaaagagaaataaatatgatttgacattttaatgtttgtagcgcgccagtttacccagtgtgtgtgcattgagtagttccttaaaatatggaacaaagagcgtcccgtaggctacctgttcaatacagaagaagactttaactattacttatatatttcttataacgaaacgcgaagaaaaaatacgaggactgaccatctcgtctctccgcgtttcccccaataccatggcgacaaagagaaataaatatgatttgacattttaatctttgtagcgcgccagtttacccagtgtgtgtgcattgagtagtcccttaaaatagcctacggaacaaagagcgtgtcgtaggctatctgtttaatacggaagaagactaactattacttatatatttcttataacgctggctgtaggcgatttctataaccattttcattcatttcaacaatggttcattgaagtgtcgtttgaatgatttcgccagtcatcaccttcattttaatgattcaatgagattaaggagtcgactattgacggatatgcggtcttcatcattaaatgcagttgaaactttctgccacctggtggttgtttgggtacattgccttagcctcgaaaaaaatcggcttgacgcactgcgggatctcttcgggagtcccgcgggagaaggtgcattctcaacccgtacccactgtatgtgttcataggtttagaaattgtgctacaagaatcagGATTAGTGCTTAAGCATTCAGTAAGAGGGTGTCTTTGCTGTTTTACTATCTTTTATGGCCAGACAGGCCAGTCTACCTGGTGCATAACACAGTTCCTAAAAACAGGTCTGTGCTTCTGgtattttttattgtttaaatAGCAAAATCAAATGAATGCAAGTATTAGTTTATGACATTGTAACAGTTCTTGGTAGCCTAGACTGAAACTGAACTGactgaaaaaaacacaatatgtagcatgtgtaaatggcacttacaatgaccagggtAAATGTTTCTAATTAAAAGTAAATGTTTGTAATAGCCAAAGGTGCATAGGGTTAACAAGCATAACAATAGATTATGGGAACAATGAAATAGTGGTGATATTTCCACATTCATTGAAAAATGACCGGGGGGcatggggagggggatggccgTTTCAGAGGGGGGATGATTTTGACCATATCAATTTCAAAGGGGGATGCCATCCCCCCTCAACTCGACTACTGCTTACAATGACCAGGGTAAATGTTTCTAATTAAAAGTAAATGTTTGTAATAGCCAAAGGTGCTTAGGGTTAACTAGCATAACAATAGATTATGGAAACAGGCCCATATGTAAGGGCACTGTTGACCAAGCTGATGGTCCTCTTCTAGGCCATAGCTCAACATGCAGCAAGGTGGGGATGGAGTAAGTGAACTGAAAGGTAATGGATATCTGCACCAGACTCCATAAAGGATGTCTATAGTATTGTGATATCCTGTGTACTCCAGTCATAGCATTGGGTTCAGTCATGTAAGGAGGCCTGTTTTGCTTTTGCATGAAATGGAGGCAGCTCTGTTGCTTAAATGTTATCACATTGTTGTAAGCAGCTTTGAATAAATTAGTCTACCAAATTGCTGAATGTAAATATATTAAATAATAGTTGTGTCatcaaaacattgtttttcttacagttttttctgaatgctaaagcactaatcgtgattcttgtagcacaatttctaaaactattaataCATATAGCAAAACTAAAAGaacaaacactgctttgaactcagtttgcaattttgtaacacacactttgcaaaactgaaggcacaattcactgcacaactCTATTTTTGcggaactttaaacacaactcactaCTTACACTCAATTACCAAAtgtccaacacactcctagcaaaatcatacacatatatggctatcattaacactattttgccaactgtcttggcacattttcacatgtgaaaactgttttagatcattagttcactttgcaatcagcctaagtagtgtaaataaggcacaggtaagatatccgtgtggagtacaatggaaggagcaggaagagtgagaattagaggaggcctaggaagaggacgtggaggtgaaggagagagagggagaggacgacaaggacaaggagcccggtgccttggacaggaggacattgaatgcaatgtactgtagatgaaattttgtggccgtacccagagagatgtcatgatgtagacagattttttttttttgtctcagttaaattactattttgtgttttgactttgtatttgttttgatgagtgtgaacaccaatacttgaagtttggattcctatatgtttacagaactatgacaaaagtatgacctcaaactgacatactcTAACCTatcttgtgcacagagaaagcaaaagccagatgtgtcttgtattcataccatcagtgtgtagttgacacaatgtgtgcttagtagatgatggcttgtgtttactgattgataaagaaacaccatttttacaaaggtgtgaagagttaatcaagctgtgttcgcttttgaaagagaactacaatgttttgataatttggtgaaaggttttgctatttgtgtgtagagttttgcaaaaatagccaatagttacaaaaaaagtgcttaaccaatcagaaaaaactgtaaaaacaaTCCTGCATTTGCTTTTTTTCCTCATACACAATAAATCACTCACAAATAATGTATTTGaatatttgtgtacattttgatTCTTATGTCACTGTAAGCCCTCCCTACATACCCTATCACATCACCTTTCAGTTCACACCTCCTTCCCACCCCCATTTACTCTGTTGTCCAATCACCCTTCAGTTCACACCTCCTTTGTGGAGATTATGCAGGTATGCaaaacactcatgcacatggAACTCCTTCCCAGAATCCTTTGCCAGTCTGTTGTTTTGTATTACAAAAGCCTCTGCTGCTGATTGGTCCGTGTTTGAATACAGTTGTTTGATTGGTTGAACAGAAATGGGTCTGAGAAACATAAAGGACTTGGGTCAGATGAATGAACTCATTCTTTTCACAGAGGTACAAGGGTGCTCTGAATGTTGTTGGAGGGAATCGTTGACTGGATTTAGGTTACAAACAACTGCAGTCTGTGTGACATGTCTAGATCTAGTGAACCGCCACAAGACTCAATGCCAGTGAAGAAGaagataaaagaagaagaatttgatgatttcctacaaGAGTATTTGCTCAGCACAGACATGGATGAAAATCCTGGACTGGGACATGGCTTTAAGACACAGGCAGTATGTACCTACAAAGAAGAGCCATTCTCACCAGTGGAAATTAAAGAGGAAAACCATTCGGATTTTGGAGAATATGAAGACGCTGACTCATCACCTACAAGTAAACTGTAGAATAAAAAATCATATTAGGACAGTCTGCGGTGGGAGTGGGATTATTCTGAGATGTGTCATCTTTATTTTCAGACTTGAACGCTATTTGCTGTTTTATATTAGTTGTGTCCTGCCCTTGAATACATatctctgtgtcagtgttgaCCCTCACAGATGAGTGGAGAGATTGCATGCATTGTTGTAGGATAAATACTGTTGAGCCTATTTTTAATCATCTTCTTATTTTACAGTTGCTGAAAAGATCACAAAAGGGAAGAGTTTCAAGAGCAGGTCTGATCTCAAcccacatcagagaacacacactggacaaaagccatatcattgttcagattgtggaaagagtttTACTCGGGCATATGATCTCAAGacacatctgatgatccatactggagaaaagccatatcagtgttcagattgtggaaagagtttTACTAAGGCAAGTCATCTCAagatacatcagatgatccatactggagaaaagccatatcagtgttcagattgtggaaagacttttgctcATGCAGCTACTCTCAAGAAACAtgtgatgatccatactggagaaaagccatatcattgttcagattgtggaaagacttttgctcAGACAGGTAatctcaagaaacatcagatgatccatactggagtaaagccatatcattgttcagattgtggaaagagtttTGCTCAGACAGGTTATCTCAAGAAACATCAAAGAACACATTCTGGAGTgaagccatatcattgttcagattgtggaaagagtttTATTAAGGCAGGCGATCTGAAGACACACCAGAGGGTCCATACTGGGGAgaagccatatcattgttcagattgtggaaagacttttccTCAGGCACGTACTCTGAAGagacatcagatgatccatactggagaaaagccatatcagtgtgctacatgtggaAAGGGTTTCAAAACCAGTGGAGAGCGTACTgtccatcagagaacacattcTAAAGTAAAGCCATATGAGtgctcagattgtggaaagactttttctTATGTGAGTAATCTGAAGACACACCAGAGGATTCATACCGGACAAAAGcaatatcagtgttcagattgtggaaagacttttactcaGGCAGCTCATCTGAagacacaccagaggatccatactggagaaaagccatatcagtgtgctacatgtggaAAGGGTTTCAAAACCAGTACAGAACTTACTgtcca from Sardina pilchardus chromosome 1, fSarPil1.1, whole genome shotgun sequence includes:
- the LOC134076000 gene encoding zinc finger protein 239-like; amino-acid sequence: MPVKKKIKEEEFDDFLQEYLLSTDMDENPGLGHGFKTQATHLMIHTGEKPYQCSDCGKSFTKASHLKIHQMIHTGEKPYQCSDCGKTFAHAATLKKHVMIHTGEKPYHCSDCGKTFAQTGYLKKHQRTHSGVKPYHCSDCGKSFIKAGDLKTHQRVHTGEKPYHCSDCGKTFPQARTLKRHQMIHTGEKPYQCATCGKGFKTSGERTVHQRTHSKVKPYECSDCGKTFSYVSNLKTHQRIHTGQKQYQCSDCGKTFTQAAHLKTHQRIHTGEKPYQCATCGKGFKTSTELTVHQRTHTGEKPYICSECGKTYTCLSNLKSHQKTHAR